The following proteins are co-located in the Solanum pennellii chromosome 8, SPENNV200 genome:
- the LOC107028922 gene encoding aspartic proteinase-like protein 2, whose product MSTALFTNKLPFLSIIVLLINYVVVSCLRISDVSNESFVFLSSSNGNGEGNHRNNHTTMFLPLFPPKEISPPRDELSRRHLQKSPLSARMPLHDDLLLNGYYTTRLWIGTPPQRFALIVDTGSTVTYVPCSTCEQCGNHQDPKFQPEMSSTYQPVKCNVDCTCDNEREQCIYERQYAEMSSSSGVLGEDIVSFGNQSELAPQRAVFGCENLETGDLYSQHADGIMGLGRGDLSIVDQLVEKHVISDSFSLCYGGMDFGGGAMVLGGINPPSEMVFTHSDPLRSPYYNIELKGIHVAGKALNLNPQIFDGKHGTVLDSGTTYVYLPEAAFVAFKSAVMKELHSLREIEGPDPNYRDICFSGAGSDVSQLSKSFPSVDMVFSNGKKLSLTPENYLFRHSKVRGAYCFGIFQNGKDPTTLLGGIIVRNTLVSYDRENERIGFWKTNCSKLWDTLNVSSSPPPPSPPSGMDNTNSTAHMTPALAPSVPSENYAPGEIKIGLISFDMSLSIDYSELKPRVPELAHFIAQELDVYVSQVHLMNFSTKGNDTLIRWAIFPAGSADYMSHTTAMEITSRLAGDRLHLPDTFGSYKLVKWDIEPLSKRTRWQQSYLAVVVALLVILILGLSASLGWFIWRRRQTPTPYDPLGSVETMTDEKELQPLN is encoded by the exons ATGTCGACGGCTCTGTTCACTAACAAACTTCCTTTCCTTTCCATCATCGTTCTGTTGATCAATTACGTCGTCGTTTCCTGTTTGCGGATTTCAGATGTTTCAAATGAAAGCTTCGTTTTTCTCTCCTCATCGAATGGCAATGGCGAAGGGAATCACAGAAACAACCACACTACAAtgtttctccctctctttccTCCTAAAGAAATCTCTCCACCACGCGATGAACTCTCCCGTCGACACCTCCAGAAAAGCCCTTTAAGTGCTCGTATGCCTCTCCACGACGATCTCCTCCTTAACGG ATATTATACGACTCGCCTTTGGATTGGAACTCCTCCTCAGAGGTTTGCCCTTATAGTAGATACTGGGAGTACTGTTACCTATGTTCCTTGCTCTACTTGTGAACAGTGTGGCAACCATCAG GATCCTAAGTTTCAGCCAGAAATGTCAAGTACCTATCAACCTGTGAAGTGCAATGTTGATTGTACTTGCGACAATGAGAGAGAGCAATGTATTTATGAAAGGCAATATGCTGAGATGAGCTCTAGTAGTGGAGTGCTTGGGGAGGACATTGTGTCCTTTGGGAACCAAAGTGAGTTGGCACCCCAGCGAGCTGTTTTTGGATGTGAAAATCTAGAAACTGGTGATCTTTACAGCCAACATGCTGATGGTATAATGGGCTTAGGTCGAGGGGATCTAAGTATAGTGGATCAACTCGTAGAGAAACATGTGATTAGTGATTCCTTCTCCTTGTGTTATGGCGGAATGGATTTCGGTGGTGGTGCAATGGTTCTTGGAGGAATAAACCCTCCTTCTGAGATGGTTTTTACCCATTCAGATCCTCTACGCAG TCCATATTACAATATTGAGCTGAAGGGGATACATGTCGCTGGGAAGGCACTGAATCTTAATCCACAGATTTTCGATGGAAAACATGGGACTGTGCTTGATAGTGGTACCACATACGTTTACCTTCCAGAAGCTGCATTTGTGGCCTTCAAGAGTGCT gtcATGAAAGAACTTCATTCCTTAAGAGAGATCGAAGGGCCTGACCCGAACTATAGAGATATATGCTTTTCTGGTGCTGGAAG TGACGTGTCACAACTTTCAAAATCATTTCCCTCTGTTGACATGGTGTTCAGCAATGGAAAGAAACTATCTCTCACACCTGAAAACTACTTATTCAGG CACTCAAAGGTGCGTGGGGCATACTGCTTTGGAATTTTCCAGAATGGGAAGGACCCAACTACTCTTCTTGGAG GAATTATTGTCCGCAACACTCTTGTAAGCTACGATCGTGAAAATGAAAGGATTGGTTTTTGGAAAACTAATTGTTCCAAGTTATGGGACACACTTAATGTATCTTCATCACCTCCACCTCCATCACCGCCCTCGGGCATGGACAACACAAACTCCACTGCACATATGACTCCAGCACTGGCGCCTAGTGTACCTTCGGAAAATTATGCACCTG GGGAAATCAAAATTGGGCTAATATCATTTGATATGTCACTGAGCATTGATTATTCGGAATTGAAGCCTCGTGTTCCAGAACTTGCCCATTTCATTGCACAAGAGTTGGATGTTTACGTTTCACAG GTTCACTTGATGAACTTTTCAACTAAAGGAAATGATACCCTCATTAGATGGGCCATCTTTCCTGCAGGATCTGCTGATTACATGTCACATACCACTGCAATG GAAATAACAAGCCGATTAGCCGGTGATCGTCTTCATCTTCCAGATACATTTGGAAGCTACAAATTAGTCAAATGGGACATTGAACCCTTATCGAAAAG GACGCGATGGCAGCAAAGTTACCTGGCTGTGGTGGTAGCACTTTTAGTTATCTTGATACTAGGATTATCAGCTTCCCTGGGATGGTTTATTTGGAGACGAAGACAAACTCCTACCCCATATGATCCTCTTGGAAGCGTTGAAACTATGACAGATGAAAAAGAGCTCCAGCCGCTAAATTGA